The Terriglobia bacterium genome contains the following window.
ACGCATGGCATGGGATGCGGTCGAGATGTGGCCGACGGAACGAGTCGAAGAATTTTTCGGAATCAAGATTCACGACAAATACGAAGACGCGGTCATACACCACGCCGAGAAGAATTAGCCGCAGATGACGCAGATGACGCAGCTGACGACTTAAATGCTCCTATCTGCGTCATCCGCGTTATCTGCGGCTGAATAATTCCCTTCCGCCACAATTGTGGCTGTCGACGTCAGTTTCAGCCGCCCGCCTTCAGGCCATTCCACAATCAGGTCCCCGGCCTTGGCATGCACTGTCACCTTCCGGTCCGTTTTCCCATTCAGGATGCACGCGACAACCGCTCCGCACGACCCGGTTCCGGACGCATTTGAATATCCGACGCCGCGTTCCCAGAACCGCACGTTGGCTTCACTATTGTTCAGCACTTGAATGAATTCGACATTCGTACGGTTTGGAAATGCAGGATGGCGCTCAAGCAGCGGCCCGATCTTTTCCACGTACGCATCATCTACGGCGTCGACAAAAAGCGAACAGTGCGGATTTCCGGTCGAACATGCGCTGATGGAAAAGGTCTGTCCGCCCGCCCGCAAGGGATAGGCAACGACGCGTTCGATCGGCGACGCGGGCACGAAAGGTATCTCCGCCGGGGCGAGTCTGGGCTCTCCCATGTCTGCCTCGTACTGCCGGCCGATATGCCGCAGTGTGTACAGACCTGAGATGGTTTCGAGACGGATTTCGTCTTTCTTCCACCGGCCCGACTCAATCAAATAGGCGGCCAGGCAACGGAGTCCATTTCCCGAACACTCGGCCTCGCCGCCGTCCTGGTTGAAGATCCTGAGCGTGAATACATCGCCGCCGGCCTTCCACAAGATCAGTCCGTCGGCTCCGATTCCGAAATGACGGTCGCAAATCCGCTGCGTCAGCCGCGGATAATCACCTGGAACTTTGTCTGTGTTTTCGACCAGGAGGAAATCGTTTCCAAGGCCATGGGTTTTCACAAAAGGTATCGTCACAACGAGCCGCCATTCGGTCCGGAGGATACAATCGCAGGGGCCTCGCCGGCGCTGGTGCCGGTTTCGACCTGGGTGATTTCGGGAATCTCGGAAAGACGTTGAATGATTTTCAAATTCTTGTCCCGTGCAATCAAAAGATTGAACCAGACCTGATAATTTACCTCGTGTTTCTTGAAGTTAAAGCTCACGG
Protein-coding sequences here:
- the dapF gene encoding diaminopimelate epimerase → MTIPFVKTHGLGNDFLLVENTDKVPGDYPRLTQRICDRHFGIGADGLILWKAGGDVFTLRIFNQDGGEAECSGNGLRCLAAYLIESGRWKKDEIRLETISGLYTLRHIGRQYEADMGEPRLAPAEIPFVPASPIERVVAYPLRAGGQTFSISACSTGNPHCSLFVDAVDDAYVEKIGPLLERHPAFPNRTNVEFIQVLNNSEANVRFWERGVGYSNASGTGSCGAVVACILNGKTDRKVTVHAKAGDLIVEWPEGGRLKLTSTATIVAEGNYSAADNADDADRSI